One Halobaculum sp. CBA1158 DNA segment encodes these proteins:
- a CDS encoding acyl-CoA dehydrogenase family protein translates to MDYDDGETASALAERTREFVDSEVIPVERAVLGDGPVSGDQLADLRETAREYDVFCPQIGEEFGGMGMDFRDVLPMFEQAGRSLLGAAACRVDAPDEGNMHTLELLGTDEQQERWLRPLVAGDISSGFSMTEPMQGGGSDPKMIQTSAEKEGDEWVIDGHKWWTTGGSEADVLIVMARTDPDAHPYEGCSLFLVPADAPGVNVVRDIPHVGGEVTGVGHAEIEYDGVRVPEENLLGSLNEGFDHAQQRLGPARLTHCMRFAGMAERALDVAKAYTSERQAFGGPIADKQAVRHDVADAETELHAVRTMVRDAADRIARGEEARVQVAMSKNFAANTVQEIVDTALQLCGGNGIGKDLPIGDFYEAVRQFRIIDGADEVHRRVIARDAFADVDDSELANVTRYGDPGE, encoded by the coding sequence ATGGACTACGACGACGGCGAGACGGCGAGTGCGCTCGCGGAGCGGACGCGCGAGTTCGTCGACAGCGAGGTCATCCCGGTCGAGCGGGCGGTGCTCGGGGACGGCCCCGTGAGCGGCGATCAGCTGGCGGATCTGCGCGAGACGGCTCGCGAGTACGACGTGTTCTGTCCGCAGATCGGCGAGGAGTTCGGCGGGATGGGGATGGACTTCCGCGACGTGTTGCCGATGTTCGAGCAGGCCGGCCGGTCGCTGCTGGGGGCCGCGGCGTGCCGGGTCGACGCGCCCGACGAGGGGAACATGCACACCCTGGAGCTGTTGGGGACCGACGAGCAACAGGAGCGGTGGCTCAGACCGCTCGTCGCCGGCGACATCTCCTCGGGTTTCTCGATGACCGAGCCGATGCAGGGCGGCGGCTCGGACCCGAAGATGATCCAGACGAGCGCCGAGAAGGAGGGCGACGAGTGGGTCATCGACGGCCACAAGTGGTGGACCACCGGCGGGAGCGAGGCGGACGTGCTCATCGTGATGGCGCGCACCGACCCGGACGCGCACCCGTACGAGGGCTGTTCGCTGTTCCTCGTGCCGGCGGACGCGCCGGGCGTGAACGTCGTCCGCGACATCCCCCACGTCGGCGGCGAGGTCACCGGCGTCGGCCACGCGGAGATCGAGTACGACGGCGTGCGCGTCCCCGAGGAGAACCTCCTCGGGAGCCTGAACGAGGGGTTCGACCACGCCCAACAGCGCCTCGGCCCCGCCCGGCTCACCCACTGCATGCGCTTCGCGGGCATGGCCGAGCGCGCGCTCGACGTGGCGAAAGCCTACACCAGCGAGCGGCAGGCGTTCGGCGGGCCGATCGCCGACAAGCAGGCCGTCCGCCACGACGTCGCCGACGCCGAGACGGAGCTCCACGCCGTGCGGACGATGGTGCGCGACGCCGCCGACCGGATCGCCCGGGGAGAGGAGGCGCGCGTGCAGGTGGCGATGAGCAAGAACTTCGCCGCCAACACGGTACAGGAGATCGTCGACACCGCCCTCCAGCTGTGCGGCGGCAACGGGATCGGGAAGGACCTCCCGATCGGCGACTTCTACGAGGCGGTCCGCCAGTTCCGGATCATCGACGGGGCCGACGAGGTCCACCGCCGGGTGATCGCTCGCGACGCGTTCGCGGACGTGGACGACTCCGAACTGGCGAACGTGACGCGCTACGGCGACCCGGGCGAGTAG
- a CDS encoding alpha/beta hydrolase, with product MTLRSTLASTAKYAALGAGVAVAATRALRAKAGGLEPPLEGVQRTYRWRGMDVAYTEAGDADDETIVLLHGINAAGSAGEWREVFVDLSREYHVVAPDLPGFGRSDRPSLRYSAALYEDFVRDFLSEYPGARVVASSLTGAYVAGVAGDLDIADLTLVCPTAVAGPEPPKTAVRELLRAPVIGEAAFALLASRPSIRYFNADHGYWDPEKAGEDWPDYEWRTTHQPGARFAPASFISGHLNSDVDLASALAGLDAPTTIVWGREADLPPLATGRDLADDADCELIVFDDAMLLPHVEFGDEFVSVVAGDRPEGTVSIEQQNER from the coding sequence ATGACTCTCCGATCCACCCTCGCCTCGACAGCGAAGTACGCCGCCCTCGGTGCCGGCGTCGCCGTCGCGGCGACGCGGGCGCTTCGGGCGAAAGCCGGCGGCCTCGAACCGCCGCTCGAGGGCGTCCAGCGGACCTATCGCTGGCGCGGCATGGACGTCGCCTACACCGAGGCCGGCGACGCGGACGACGAGACGATCGTCCTCCTGCACGGCATCAACGCCGCCGGCTCTGCGGGCGAGTGGCGCGAGGTCTTCGTCGACCTCTCGCGGGAGTACCACGTCGTCGCCCCGGACCTCCCCGGGTTCGGCCGCTCGGACCGCCCGTCGCTTCGCTACTCGGCGGCGCTGTACGAGGACTTCGTCCGCGACTTCCTGAGCGAGTACCCCGGCGCTCGCGTCGTCGCCTCGTCGCTGACGGGGGCGTACGTCGCCGGCGTCGCCGGCGACCTCGATATCGCGGACCTGACGCTCGTGTGTCCGACGGCGGTCGCGGGGCCGGAGCCGCCCAAGACCGCCGTGCGCGAGCTACTGCGCGCGCCCGTCATCGGCGAGGCGGCGTTCGCCCTGCTCGCGTCGCGGCCGTCGATCCGCTACTTCAACGCCGACCACGGCTACTGGGACCCCGAGAAGGCCGGCGAGGACTGGCCCGACTACGAGTGGCGAACCACCCACCAACCGGGCGCGCGCTTCGCCCCCGCCTCGTTCATTTCCGGGCACCTCAACAGCGACGTCGACCTCGCGAGCGCGCTGGCGGGCCTGGACGCGCCGACGACGATCGTGTGGGGTCGAGAGGCGGACCTCCCGCCGCTCGCGACGGGGCGCGATCTCGCGGACGACGCCGACTGCGAGCTGATCGTCTTCGACGACGCGATGCTGCTTCCGCACGTGGAGTTCGGCGACGAGTTCGTCTCGGTCGTCGCCGGCGACCGCCCCGAGGGTACCGTGAGCATCGAGCAGCAGAACGAACGGTAA
- a CDS encoding phosphotransferase family protein yields MTDPADGDEEYFSRLVDPERLREYLAAELGSADDFDVRRHAEGHSNETLFVTHGDRELVIRRPPPGETADTAHDVLREYRVMDALQDTAVPLPETVLACEDHAVVGSDFYVMGKRAGDVLRDEEPERFAAPEHRRRVGEELVDTLSAVHAVDPESVGLGDFGRPAGFTERQVERWAKQFSWAFDVTAEERAVPEIAEVTEWLRENCPAEHEHALVHGDYKLDNVMFAPGTPPELVAVFDWELSALGDPLTDLGWMLSFWRDPGDPAPATPELTSTFMEREGYPSRRDLVARYEDATGIDYERDRFYRTLAVYKLAALGEMFYRRYLEGNSDDPLYPTMETRVPALAERCLRIVDGEEPL; encoded by the coding sequence ATGACAGACCCCGCCGACGGCGACGAGGAGTACTTCAGCCGCCTCGTCGACCCCGAGCGACTCCGCGAGTACCTCGCCGCGGAACTCGGTTCGGCCGACGACTTCGACGTGCGCCGCCACGCCGAGGGCCACTCCAACGAGACGCTGTTCGTCACCCACGGCGACCGCGAACTCGTGATCCGTCGGCCGCCGCCGGGCGAGACGGCCGACACGGCACACGACGTGCTCCGCGAGTACCGCGTGATGGACGCGCTCCAGGACACCGCCGTCCCGCTCCCCGAGACCGTGCTCGCGTGCGAGGATCACGCGGTCGTCGGCTCGGACTTCTACGTGATGGGCAAGCGCGCCGGCGACGTGCTCCGGGACGAGGAGCCGGAGCGATTCGCCGCGCCCGAGCACCGCCGCCGAGTCGGCGAGGAGCTGGTCGACACGCTGTCGGCGGTCCACGCCGTCGACCCCGAGTCGGTCGGCCTCGGCGACTTCGGCCGTCCCGCGGGATTCACCGAGCGCCAGGTCGAACGCTGGGCGAAGCAGTTCAGTTGGGCGTTCGACGTGACCGCAGAGGAGCGCGCTGTGCCCGAGATCGCGGAGGTGACCGAGTGGCTCCGGGAGAACTGCCCCGCGGAGCACGAGCACGCGCTCGTCCACGGCGACTACAAGCTCGACAACGTCATGTTCGCGCCGGGGACGCCCCCGGAGCTGGTCGCCGTCTTCGACTGGGAGCTGTCGGCGCTCGGCGACCCGCTCACGGACCTGGGGTGGATGCTCTCCTTCTGGCGCGACCCCGGGGATCCCGCGCCGGCGACGCCGGAGCTCACCTCGACGTTCATGGAGCGCGAGGGGTATCCGAGCCGTCGGGACCTGGTCGCGCGCTACGAGGACGCGACCGGGATCGACTACGAGCGCGACCGCTTCTACCGCACCCTCGCCGTCTACAAGCTCGCCGCCCTCGGCGAGATGTTCTACCGGCGCTACCTCGAGGGCAACAGCGACGACCCGCTGTACCCGACGATGGAGACGCGGGTGCCGGCGCTGGCCGAGCGGTGTCTGCGGATCGTCGACGGGGAGGAACCGCTGTAG
- a CDS encoding alpha/beta hydrolase, translated as MVELDADHEAWTAAQSTTTAVVDGDELDVAYYEAGGDNDGPPVIFLHGIPTWSFLWRGIAPAVAEDRHVIAPDLVGYGNSQRSDDFDRSVRAQTSVLADLIAESPHDAVDLVAHDIGGGVALRYAAARPAQVRKLVLSNAACFDSWPVEFINSLGVPGVVEGWSDEEFDENMEFLFAEGAHGEADPAFVAGMRAPWDREGGRRALARAAVATNTNHTTGIDYDDITAETLCLWGADDVLQPIDNAHRLADAVAGDARVVGLDDAYHWVTHDRTEAYRDEVRAFLTE; from the coding sequence ATGGTGGAACTCGACGCGGATCACGAGGCGTGGACGGCGGCCCAGTCGACGACGACGGCCGTCGTCGACGGGGACGAACTCGACGTAGCGTACTACGAGGCAGGCGGCGACAACGACGGCCCCCCGGTGATCTTCCTCCACGGCATCCCGACGTGGTCGTTCCTGTGGCGGGGGATCGCCCCCGCGGTCGCCGAGGACCGACACGTGATCGCTCCCGACCTCGTGGGCTACGGCAACTCCCAGCGCAGCGACGACTTCGACCGCTCCGTCCGGGCACAGACCAGCGTGCTCGCCGACCTGATCGCGGAGTCGCCCCACGACGCCGTCGACCTCGTCGCCCACGACATCGGCGGGGGCGTCGCCCTGCGCTATGCGGCCGCGCGGCCGGCACAGGTCCGCAAACTGGTGCTGTCGAACGCCGCCTGCTTCGACTCGTGGCCGGTGGAGTTCATCAACTCCCTGGGCGTACCCGGGGTGGTCGAGGGCTGGAGCGACGAGGAGTTCGACGAGAACATGGAGTTCCTCTTCGCCGAGGGCGCACACGGCGAGGCGGACCCCGCCTTCGTGGCGGGCATGCGGGCTCCCTGGGACCGCGAGGGCGGACGACGGGCGCTGGCGCGCGCGGCGGTGGCGACGAACACGAACCACACGACGGGCATCGACTACGACGACATCACCGCCGAGACGCTGTGCCTGTGGGGTGCAGACGACGTGCTCCAGCCGATCGACAACGCCCACCGGCTCGCCGACGCCGTCGCCGGCGACGCCCGGGTCGTCGGCCTCGACGACGCCTACCACTGGGTCACCCACGATCGGACGGAGGCGTACCGCGACGAGGTCCGCGCGTTCCTCACGGAGTGA
- a CDS encoding OB-fold domain-containing protein: MSDPEADAPADTGFDDWVESLADGGRFLECANGHGSLPPRRVCPECGSTDLSEASLPDTGEVATFSEIHVAPSGFGEDPPYVTAVVDFGPVRLTGVVRGLSADEVAIGTRVRPDAERNEATGNRLVVFRPA, from the coding sequence ATGAGCGACCCCGAGGCCGACGCCCCCGCGGACACCGGGTTCGACGACTGGGTCGAGTCGCTCGCGGACGGGGGGCGCTTCCTCGAGTGCGCGAACGGCCACGGGAGCCTGCCGCCCCGTCGCGTCTGCCCGGAGTGCGGAAGCACCGACCTCTCGGAGGCGTCGCTGCCCGACACCGGCGAGGTCGCGACGTTCTCCGAGATCCACGTCGCCCCGTCGGGCTTCGGCGAGGACCCGCCGTACGTCACCGCCGTCGTCGACTTCGGACCCGTCCGGCTCACCGGCGTCGTCCGCGGGCTGTCGGCCGACGAGGTGGCGATCGGAACCCGGGTGCGGCCGGACGCCGAGCGCAACGAGGCGACCGGCAACCGGCTGGTCGTGTTCCGCCCGGCGTAG